In the Thermoplasmata archaeon genome, GCAAATGTCAGCCTGCACCTGGGCGTACTTGACGCTGTCCGTGGTGGTTGCCGGGCCGGGGTTCAGCAGGACCTCGCGGCGTACTCCGCGAAGGGATTCGTTCTCGACGATGTGTGGATAGATGATATCCAACGCCCTCTTCAGATGGTTGGCGTCGTCAATCTCGCACCAGGTGTAGTATTCGACCTTGCGGACTCCTATCGGATGCCCTCCGGAGGACACTCCGGTCATGGCGACCTCGTACTCCATCTTGGGGATGTCCGATCTGTGGTCGTTCATGTACTTGACCATCAGGTCCAGGGTCTCCTTGGTGAGCTTCGTTATGCCGACAAGCTCCGAGTAGACGGAATCCAGCTCCTTCCTGTTCTTGGAGTGCTTGACAAGGTTGAGATTCTCGTCCACCTGCAAGTATACCTCGTCCCCGGAGCCTGTCTTGCCCGATGAGAGGATGAGGTTTCTGCGGGCGTCGTTGATTAGGACGTTCAGTCCGATCGAATCGTAAAGGAGGTCAGACTCCAGCAGGAGGAAGTCGCCCTCGACATACGGCGAGCATACCGTGAGCGTCCCCATGCTCCCCGTGTCCTTGTAGTTGGCGTTGTGCGCTAACGTGATGCACGGATACTTCTTCGCCAGTTCCTCATAGTATTCCCTGCAGTGGCCGGTACCGATAATGATCTCCTCGATCCCGGCGGCGATCAGCTTCTGCACCGATTGCTCCACCATAGGTGTCCCCCCGATCTCGAGGAATCCCTTTGGCATGTCCTTCGTCTGCGCGCCGAGTCTGGATCCCAGACCTCCGGCCATTATTACTGCCTGAGCTATCATCTTAGATGCTTCCTATGTTCTTCATGAGGGCGGTCTTGTTCTCCGCCGGTGTGGATTTGGGTCTTCCCAGGTCCTTCCTGTTCCCGCGGTGCACCATGACCTGCAGGAACACCGGGCCCGATGTGCATTCCAGGGCCTTTTCCAACTCATCCTTGGTCTTCACCGTGAAGACGTTCCTGTAGCCCATGGACTGGGCTATCCCGTGGATGTCGATTTCCCTGGACACTGTCGGCTGTCCTCCGACCGAGTCGTGGACGCCGTTATTTATCATGATGTGGATGAGATTCTTGGGTGCCTGGGCGGCGATGGTGGACATGCCTCCCATGTGCATTATGACCGCTCCGTCGCCGTCGATGCAGACTATCCTGCGGTCCGGTCTGTTCAATGCTATGCCCAGAGCGATCTGTGAGGAGTGGCCCATGGAACCCACCGTGAGGAAATCGCTGTCGTGGGATTCCCCGTTCCTGTCCCTTATCTCGTAGAGCTCTCTGGATGCCATCCCTGTGGTTGAGACGAATATCGATCCCTTCTCCTTCGAGGCGATCGTCTCTATAGCTTCCTCGCGGGACATCTCGAACGGCTGCTCCTCTGTCTTCTTCTCTGCTTTGTATTCCGAGAAGGTGTCCTTCTTCACCACTATGGCGAAGGGTGAACCGTTTTCCTTGAGATGCTTCCCGCATATTTCGAACAGCTTATCGCATCCCTCTTCGTCCGAGGGGAGTACCCCGTACGGGATGCCCATGGTCTCCAGCAGCGTGCATGTGACCTTTCCCTGTTTGACATGCTGGGGTTCGTCGTGCATCCCCGGTTCCCCGCGCCATCCTATGACCAGGATCATCGGTATGTTGTACACGTCCGGGTCAGCCAAGGATAGGAGCGGGTTTGTAGCATTCCCCATCCCGGAATTCTGCATGTAGACCATCGGGACCTTCCCTGTGGCCAGATGGAATCCCGCTGCAAGGCCTACGGCGCATCCCTCGTTCGCGGCGATGATGTTCCTGTCGTCGGGGACGTTGTCCTTCAGATACGAGCATAGATGTTTGAGGAGGGAGTCGGGAACTCCGGTGAAGAATCCGACTCCTAGGTCTGTGAGTTTTCCGTAGAAGTATGCGGGGGAGATCATTGTATCACTTGGGATCCGGTATAAGTCCGAGGATCTCCTTGATGGGCATGCACAGGCTGTCAGCCTCCAGCGACCTCTCGTTCTCCAGGATGCAGTTCGCGACCTTGACCATCGCGGGGTAGGATGCCCTGAGCATGTGGTTGGCGTAGATGATGATGTTGGCGCCCCACTCCTGGAACTCCTTCTCTTTGAACTGGTTGTATGTAGTGGGAACGAGGACTATGGGAACGTTGGAGTATTCCTTACGGAATCTCTGGCAGAACTCCTTGATGTCCATTCCGGACTTTTCCTTGCTGTGGATCATGATCCCGTCGGCGCCTGCAGCGATGTATGCTCTTGCGCGTTCCAGGGCCTCGTCTACACTGTGTCCTGCGATGAGGCTCTCCAGGCGGGCTATGATCATGAAGTCCTTGGTGACCTGTGCGTTCTTTCCGGCACGGATCTTGTCGCAGAACTCCTCGACCGGGGCGAGCGTCTGCTCGACCGATGTCCCGTACAGCGAGTTCTTCTTGAGTCCGGTCTTGTCCTCTATGATGACCGCGGATATACCGTTCCTCTCGAGGGTACGGACCGTGAACACGAAGTGCTCCGGCTTTCCGCCGGTGTCCCCGTCGTAGATGAGGGGCTTCGTGGTGCATTCCAGGATGCATGTGAGGTCCTGGAGACGCGTCGTCAGGTCCACAGCTTCGATATCCGGTTTACCCTTGCTTGTGGAATCCGTGAGACTGGACGACCACATACCGTCGAAGTAATGCAGTCCGTCCTCCTTCTCGATCTCCGCGTGCTCAACGATGAGCCCAGAGATTCCCGAATGGACCTCCATTATCCTGACTATCGGTTTGGCGTCGACAAGTCTCCTCAGAGCCTGGAGCCTGAGTTCGGGAGTCGTTCCGAACTCCCTGCGGTTGGTGCTAATGACCGATGAATTGATTCCCTGCGTGTAGGGGATATCGACGACCTGCCCACCCCACTCAGATAGGACCTGTACTGTTCTGTCCCTAACCTTGCTGAGGGAGTTGCTCACCCAATCGTCGCCGTGTACGACATACT is a window encoding:
- a CDS encoding aminotransferase class V-fold PLP-dependent enzyme; this encodes MIAQAVIMAGGLGSRLGAQTKDMPKGFLEIGGTPMVEQSVQKLIAAGIEEIIIGTGHCREYYEELAKKYPCITLAHNANYKDTGSMGTLTVCSPYVEGDFLLLESDLLYDSIGLNVLINDARRNLILSSGKTGSGDEVYLQVDENLNLVKHSKNRKELDSVYSELVGITKLTKETLDLMVKYMNDHRSDIPKMEYEVAMTGVSSGGHPIGVRKVEYYTWCEIDDANHLKRALDIIYPHIVENESLRGVRREVLLNPGPATTTDSVKYAQVQADICPRENEFGDVMGWISKELSRMVGEPGRVETVLFGGSGTAADEAMISSCIPNDGKLLIVDNGAYGKRMAKMAAIYNLDFDVYYSDGISRINVDDLKSKITGGKFTHLAIVYHETTTGILNPVPEICKFCHEHNIVTIVDAVSAFAAIPIDMDRDCIDFMSSTSNKNIQGMAGIAFVFCRKEALESIKDYPMRNYYLNVYDQHHYFIKNNQMRFTPPVQTA
- the aepY gene encoding phosphonopyruvate decarboxylase yields the protein MISPAYFYGKLTDLGVGFFTGVPDSLLKHLCSYLKDNVPDDRNIIAANEGCAVGLAAGFHLATGKVPMVYMQNSGMGNATNPLLSLADPDVYNIPMILVIGWRGEPGMHDEPQHVKQGKVTCTLLETMGIPYGVLPSDEEGCDKLFEICGKHLKENGSPFAIVVKKDTFSEYKAEKKTEEQPFEMSREEAIETIASKEKGSIFVSTTGMASRELYEIRDRNGESHDSDFLTVGSMGHSSQIALGIALNRPDRRIVCIDGDGAVIMHMGGMSTIAAQAPKNLIHIMINNGVHDSVGGQPTVSREIDIHGIAQSMGYRNVFTVKTKDELEKALECTSGPVFLQVMVHRGNRKDLGRPKSTPAENKTALMKNIGSI
- the aepX gene encoding phosphoenolpyruvate mutase, translating into MGRDLAYVTMVGDVVHPGNLNIINEAAKLGDVVVGLLTDKAIVSREHPPYLNFEQRMIIISNIRGVAKVVPQDDWCGEDNLRELKPKYVVHGDDWVSNSLSKVRDRTVQVLSEWGGQVVDIPYTQGINSSVISTNRREFGTTPELRLQALRRLVDAKPIVRIMEVHSGISGLIVEHAEIEKEDGLHYFDGMWSSSLTDSTSKGKPDIEAVDLTTRLQDLTCILECTTKPLIYDGDTGGKPEHFVFTVRTLERNGISAVIIEDKTGLKKNSLYGTSVEQTLAPVEEFCDKIRAGKNAQVTKDFMIIARLESLIAGHSVDEALERARAYIAAGADGIMIHSKEKSGMDIKEFCQRFRKEYSNVPIVLVPTTYNQFKEKEFQEWGANIIIYANHMLRASYPAMVKVANCILENERSLEADSLCMPIKEILGLIPDPK